In one Brevibacterium sp. CBA3109 genomic region, the following are encoded:
- a CDS encoding helix-turn-helix domain-containing protein: MPPTHERQLKDQPLPGDHQRWIELLDALDLDQLTDRFLSRVVRVPGYDPAPIPLSELQRTGLISFQSLVEGLRAGGFDGPVAVSTEVGVSRARAGIPLEALMTAIRHDFNVLWEALTRVATQDDAELVIRHTGIVLSTVDEYVSQVQQAYTAEQQRMREEESSVRQGLIAGLFDDLNPTVERLSTIASALGLDPEGPLLVVAAHGEDTSALRVLISDHERAGGTMFTHHLGDVLIAFTRSSELSGPRLATIERRLAEARVGLVNAAGIGSLRRSALTARDLAQVLTTAEVGAMTWERGWARLAAQALNAAGNSIVTDVERALAVCGAGERERLVEAVRTYLRSGSIGTSAAELFCHRNTVANRLRRFADLTGVDPMIPAEAARLVVGWA, encoded by the coding sequence ATGCCGCCAACGCACGAGAGACAGCTCAAGGATCAGCCGCTGCCGGGTGACCATCAGCGCTGGATAGAACTTCTTGACGCCCTCGATCTTGACCAGCTCACCGACCGGTTCCTGTCCCGGGTCGTCAGAGTGCCTGGCTACGATCCCGCTCCGATCCCGCTCTCGGAGCTGCAGCGCACAGGCCTCATTTCGTTCCAGTCCCTCGTCGAGGGTCTGCGCGCCGGTGGTTTCGACGGACCGGTCGCGGTGTCGACCGAGGTCGGAGTCTCCCGCGCTCGCGCAGGAATCCCACTCGAGGCATTGATGACGGCGATCAGACACGACTTCAATGTGTTGTGGGAGGCCCTGACCAGGGTCGCTACGCAGGACGATGCGGAACTCGTCATCCGGCACACCGGGATTGTGCTCTCCACCGTCGACGAATACGTCTCCCAGGTTCAGCAGGCCTACACGGCGGAGCAGCAGCGGATGCGGGAAGAGGAGTCTTCGGTTCGGCAGGGGCTCATCGCGGGGCTGTTCGACGATCTCAACCCGACGGTCGAACGCCTGTCCACGATCGCCTCGGCGCTGGGCCTCGATCCGGAAGGTCCGCTGCTGGTCGTGGCCGCGCACGGTGAGGACACCTCGGCGCTGCGGGTTCTCATCTCCGACCACGAGCGCGCGGGCGGGACCATGTTCACGCACCACCTCGGCGATGTCCTCATTGCCTTCACCCGATCCTCCGAGCTCTCCGGCCCACGATTGGCAACGATCGAACGTCGTCTCGCCGAGGCGCGGGTGGGTCTGGTCAATGCCGCGGGAATCGGATCCCTGCGCAGGTCAGCGCTGACCGCTCGGGATCTGGCGCAGGTGCTCACGACCGCCGAGGTGGGCGCGATGACCTGGGAGCGCGGCTGGGCCAGACTGGCCGCTCAGGCGCTGAACGCGGCGGGGAACTCCATCGTCACCGACGTCGAGCGGGCGCTGGCCGTCTGCGGAGCGGGCGAGCGTGAGCGCCTCGTTGAGGCCGTGCGCACCTATCTTCGCTCGGGCAGCATCGGGACGAGTGCCGCCGAGCTGTTCTGCCACCGCAACACCGTGGCCAACCGTCTGCGCCGGTTCGCCGACCTGACCGGGGTGGACCCGATGATCCCCGCCGAGGCGGCCCGGCTCGTTGTCGGGTGGGCGTGA
- a CDS encoding MFS transporter, translating into MSHTDPTAAAEYSATHELSVKDANKVALGALLGTALEWYDFFLFSAAAALVFNVQYFTSESATAAAMASFATFGVGLAARPIGGLIFGRIGDKVGRRQVLMVTIIGIGVVTGLIGALPTYAAIGFAAPALLVLLRILQGLFVGGEWSGAMTLVVENAPLHLRARYAAIPQIGSPIGTILSSGGFFIMTLVLSQDSFAAWGWRIPFLAAIPLLLVAVYIRSRLEESPVFRQLEESGEVEKSPIRTTFRDSWKQIIVGMAAALLGVGGFYLVTAFCVWYGVNILGYDDSLLLLGSMIAAFVEIFVLIWGGALGTKYGASKVILWGGVASAVVSVPAFLMFTSGNPVLVVLAMTLAVGTLSLPYAASGTVMTGLFPASTRYTGVGMSQNAAGMLSGFIPLLATGFVAAAGDHWWPAAAMLAFLSLFTAFAGAIAPRLSVDLPGFKH; encoded by the coding sequence ATGAGCCACACCGACCCCACAGCTGCGGCGGAATACTCCGCAACTCATGAACTCAGCGTCAAAGACGCCAACAAGGTCGCGCTCGGAGCCCTCCTGGGCACCGCGCTCGAATGGTACGACTTCTTCCTCTTCAGTGCCGCAGCGGCACTGGTCTTCAACGTTCAGTACTTCACCAGCGAAAGCGCCACCGCCGCCGCGATGGCGTCCTTCGCCACCTTCGGCGTCGGCCTCGCAGCACGCCCGATCGGCGGACTCATCTTCGGCCGCATCGGCGACAAGGTCGGTCGACGCCAGGTCCTGATGGTCACGATCATCGGCATCGGCGTCGTCACCGGCCTCATCGGCGCACTGCCGACCTATGCGGCGATCGGCTTCGCAGCCCCCGCCCTGCTCGTGCTCCTGCGCATCCTGCAGGGTCTGTTCGTCGGCGGCGAATGGTCGGGTGCGATGACCCTCGTCGTCGAGAACGCTCCACTGCACCTGCGCGCCCGCTACGCCGCGATCCCGCAGATCGGCTCGCCCATCGGCACGATCCTGTCCTCGGGCGGCTTCTTCATCATGACCTTGGTCCTGTCGCAGGACAGCTTCGCCGCCTGGGGCTGGCGCATCCCGTTCCTCGCCGCCATCCCGCTCCTCCTCGTCGCCGTCTACATCCGCAGCCGTCTCGAAGAATCTCCGGTCTTCCGTCAGCTCGAAGAATCCGGCGAGGTCGAGAAGAGTCCGATCCGCACCACCTTCCGCGACAGCTGGAAGCAGATCATCGTCGGCATGGCAGCAGCTCTCCTCGGCGTCGGCGGCTTCTACCTCGTCACCGCCTTCTGCGTCTGGTACGGCGTCAACATCCTCGGCTACGACGATTCACTCCTCCTGCTGGGCAGCATGATCGCGGCCTTCGTAGAGATCTTCGTCCTCATCTGGGGCGGAGCCCTGGGAACCAAATACGGGGCCAGCAAGGTCATCCTCTGGGGCGGAGTCGCCTCGGCGGTGGTCTCTGTTCCTGCCTTCCTCATGTTCACGTCCGGGAACCCGGTCCTCGTTGTGCTGGCCATGACCCTGGCGGTCGGCACACTGTCCCTGCCCTATGCCGCCTCGGGCACCGTGATGACCGGCCTGTTCCCGGCCAGCACTCGCTACACCGGTGTCGGCATGTCGCAGAACGCCGCAGGCATGCTCTCCGGCTTCATTCCGCTGCTGGCGACCGGTTTCGTCGCCGCCGCCGGAGACCACTGGTGGCCGGCCGCCGCGATGTTGGCCTTCCTGTCCCTGTTCACGGCCTTCGCCGGAGCGATCGCACCGCGTCTGAGCGTCGACCTGCCCGGCTTCAAGCACTGA
- a CDS encoding thiamine pyrophosphate-dependent enzyme: MSRSAGHLIVSTLENAGIERVYAVPGESYLDVLDGLYDSPIETVVCRQEGGAGFMALSESRLTGRPGIAMVTRGPGAANAMISVHTAYQDATALVLFVGLVPIADRARESFQEFSLPEWFSSTAKKVIVVDDEHRAGDLTAEALRIAASGRPGPVVVGLPEDVLVRLTDSPAPTPAPIAEPQPSVVDLESLTARISAAKKPAFVLGGDGWHEGHGAALAQLAASAGIPVFCDWRAYDALPHSSPAWAGWLGYGRADAIAAGFAEADLLVYVGATRSDVASDGYTRGFDAQTIVVGLDPEATQHAGRIDAQILASPRSFVTALNMSTGSHLRGDRDDTWMISRAKVQSQVATHRPDAEVAGAIPRTGVDLGVAFGILDDRLGGEAILTYGAGNATIWSHRFIRHLQPASLVGARNGAMGLAVPGAVAASLAYPDRRTVAICGDGDFLMNGQELATAFAHGAKPLVIVVDNGVYGTIVSHQVNHYPGRPSGTRMVNPDFAVWMSSFAGHGERVEKTEDFEAALDRALAADGPALIHVLIDSELMPPAADEIAV, encoded by the coding sequence ATGTCCCGCTCGGCCGGTCACCTCATCGTCAGCACCCTCGAGAACGCCGGAATCGAGAGGGTCTACGCCGTTCCCGGCGAGAGCTATCTCGACGTCCTCGACGGCCTCTACGACTCTCCCATCGAGACCGTGGTCTGCCGTCAGGAGGGCGGGGCCGGCTTCATGGCTCTGTCCGAATCGCGGCTGACCGGCCGACCCGGAATCGCCATGGTCACCCGGGGACCAGGCGCGGCGAATGCGATGATCTCGGTCCACACCGCGTACCAGGACGCCACTGCTCTCGTCCTCTTCGTCGGGCTCGTGCCCATCGCCGATCGCGCCCGAGAATCGTTCCAGGAATTCAGCCTCCCCGAATGGTTCTCCTCGACCGCGAAGAAGGTCATCGTCGTCGACGACGAGCACCGCGCCGGAGACCTGACCGCCGAGGCTCTGCGGATCGCAGCATCTGGTCGTCCCGGTCCCGTCGTCGTCGGCCTACCCGAGGACGTCCTCGTCCGTCTGACCGACTCACCAGCACCGACACCCGCTCCAATCGCCGAGCCACAGCCCTCGGTCGTGGACCTCGAGTCGCTGACGGCACGGATCTCAGCGGCGAAGAAGCCGGCGTTCGTTCTCGGCGGAGACGGATGGCACGAAGGGCATGGGGCAGCACTTGCCCAACTGGCCGCCTCGGCGGGGATTCCGGTCTTCTGCGACTGGCGCGCCTACGATGCACTGCCCCATTCGAGCCCCGCGTGGGCCGGATGGTTGGGCTACGGCCGGGCCGATGCGATCGCCGCCGGATTCGCCGAGGCGGACCTCCTGGTCTACGTCGGCGCCACCCGATCCGATGTGGCCAGTGACGGATATACGCGCGGCTTCGACGCGCAGACCATCGTCGTCGGCCTCGACCCTGAGGCCACCCAGCACGCCGGTCGCATCGACGCGCAGATACTGGCCTCACCGCGCAGTTTCGTCACCGCGCTGAACATGTCCACTGGCTCGCACCTCCGCGGTGACCGCGACGACACCTGGATGATCTCTCGCGCGAAGGTGCAGTCCCAGGTAGCCACGCACAGACCCGACGCCGAGGTGGCCGGAGCGATTCCCCGCACCGGCGTCGATCTCGGGGTGGCGTTCGGGATCCTCGACGACCGCCTCGGCGGGGAAGCAATCCTCACATACGGGGCCGGCAATGCGACGATCTGGAGTCACCGATTCATCCGGCACCTTCAGCCTGCGAGCCTCGTTGGAGCCCGCAACGGCGCGATGGGGCTCGCAGTTCCCGGTGCGGTCGCGGCGTCACTGGCGTACCCTGACCGGCGCACGGTCGCGATCTGCGGCGACGGCGACTTCCTCATGAACGGACAGGAGTTGGCCACGGCCTTCGCTCACGGCGCGAAACCGCTGGTCATCGTCGTCGACAACGGCGTGTACGGCACGATCGTTTCGCACCAGGTCAACCACTATCCGGGCCGGCCCTCCGGTACCCGCATGGTCAACCCCGACTTCGCGGTATGGATGTCCTCCTTCGCCGGACACGGTGAACGCGTCGAAAAGACCGAGGACTTCGAGGCAGCACTCGACAGAGCCTTGGCAGCCGACGGTCCGGCACTCATCCACGTCCTCATCGACTCCGAGCTCATGCCCCCGGCCGCCGACGAAATCGCGGTCTGA
- a CDS encoding M20 family metallo-hydrolase, which translates to MTQTPASQTPASSPATTQSDRDDEFLADWSVHSRFGAVEGTNGVDRQAASTADGQQRAWFAELLESHGFSVHRDAIGNQYGLLELVPGAPYVLTGSHMDSQPTAGRFDGAYGVVSSAHACFAVADELRADPSKAKYNLAVINWFNEEGSRFKPSMMGSNVFTGKAELEAALATTDPQGVTVAEALDAIGERGDFTAPEIAAYAEIHVQQGRSMEEDRVTIGLVNATWAAHKFEFRVTGEQAHSGSTLMSDRRDALLGAARLVVAARELVDEFESGALHTACGELNVYPNSPVVVASEVGLLLDLRSPSAEVIAAAHQSLMSTVAQVSEAVGVEIEIVAEHSWDQNPYSEEGVELARSAADDLGLTSARVMTVAGHDSTNMKDTVPTVMLFIPSVGGVSHSLQEFTKDEDLVSGLHHLTEVVRRLTAGALG; encoded by the coding sequence ATGACACAGACCCCTGCTTCGCAGACTCCAGCATCCTCGCCAGCGACAACGCAGTCCGACCGCGACGACGAGTTCCTCGCCGACTGGTCCGTGCATTCGCGCTTCGGAGCCGTCGAAGGCACGAACGGCGTCGACAGGCAGGCGGCGAGCACCGCCGACGGCCAGCAGCGCGCATGGTTTGCCGAACTGCTGGAGAGCCATGGGTTCAGCGTCCACCGGGATGCTATCGGCAACCAGTACGGGCTGCTCGAACTCGTTCCCGGCGCCCCCTATGTGCTGACCGGATCCCACATGGATTCGCAGCCCACGGCCGGACGCTTCGACGGCGCCTACGGAGTCGTGTCCTCGGCCCACGCCTGCTTCGCGGTGGCCGATGAACTGCGCGCCGACCCGTCGAAAGCGAAATACAACCTCGCCGTCATCAACTGGTTCAACGAAGAGGGTTCCCGGTTCAAGCCCTCGATGATGGGCAGCAACGTCTTCACCGGCAAGGCCGAGCTCGAGGCGGCACTGGCCACGACCGACCCCCAGGGCGTCACCGTCGCCGAGGCGCTCGACGCCATCGGCGAGCGCGGTGACTTCACGGCGCCCGAGATCGCCGCCTATGCGGAGATCCACGTCCAACAGGGACGCAGCATGGAGGAAGACAGGGTGACGATCGGCCTCGTCAACGCCACGTGGGCGGCCCACAAGTTCGAGTTCCGGGTCACCGGGGAACAGGCTCACAGCGGTTCGACGCTGATGAGCGACAGGCGCGACGCCCTCCTCGGTGCGGCTCGTCTGGTCGTCGCCGCCCGTGAGCTCGTCGACGAATTCGAGTCCGGGGCGCTGCACACCGCGTGCGGCGAACTCAACGTCTACCCGAATTCCCCCGTCGTCGTCGCCAGCGAGGTTGGCCTGCTCCTCGACCTGCGCTCACCCAGCGCCGAGGTGATCGCCGCAGCCCACCAGTCCCTCATGTCCACGGTCGCCCAGGTCTCCGAGGCGGTCGGGGTCGAGATCGAGATCGTCGCCGAGCACAGCTGGGATCAGAACCCGTACTCCGAGGAAGGAGTCGAGCTGGCACGGTCAGCAGCAGATGACCTCGGCCTGACCTCGGCGCGGGTGATGACCGTGGCCGGCCACGACTCGACGAACATGAAAGACACCGTGCCCACGGTGATGCTCTTCATTCCCAGCGTCGGCGGGGTCTCCCACAGTCTGCAGGAATTCACGAAGGATGAGGACCTCGTCTCCGGCCTGCACCACCTCACCGAGGTTGTGCGACGCTTGACTGCCGGGGCACTGGGCTGA
- the selB gene encoding selenocysteine-specific translation elongation factor, protein MYVVATAGHVDHGKSTLVSALTGMEPDRWAEEKKRGLTIDLGFAWTTLPSGRELAFVDVPGHEKFLANMLAGVGPAPIVCLVVAADKGWQAQSSDHRDAITALGITRGLVVITRADIAPEALAATEAEARVQLQGTPLANAPVVTVSATSGEGLEELVATLDAVTADTPAPDPGARLRLWVDRAFTIKGAGTVVTGTLTAGTLRTGDRLRLVGETSTEATGVRGLQSRNSAAGVVVPSARVAVNLRDVGADVIHRGDALITDDAWPVVEVIDVRRTMGQPLDEGVHGLMLHIGTAAVPVHMRPFDGDHARLTLDRGLPLQVTDRIVLRSPGSRNVFAGVVVLDVDPPELGRRGAGARRASELADRPETGDILAEVARRGAVERARLLRFGLSVPEVLPDDVADASGGWLIHRPTLEHWVEAARTIVKVKLAAEPLAAGVPEKALAEELRRVDPPLPGETNRELVAAIASRAGLETVKGMVRPPGHSADLGPAEAGVAEVERRLAANPFAAPEADDLRELRLGVRELAVAESAGRLLRLGDGVVVSPRTPAQAMRLLAGLDQPFTTSAARQALGTTRRVVIPLLEYLDGRGWTRRIDNTSREVVR, encoded by the coding sequence ATGTACGTCGTCGCAACCGCAGGACATGTTGATCACGGCAAATCCACCCTGGTCAGCGCCCTGACCGGGATGGAACCGGACCGTTGGGCCGAAGAGAAGAAGCGGGGCCTGACGATCGACCTCGGCTTCGCCTGGACCACGCTGCCCTCCGGTCGGGAACTCGCCTTCGTCGACGTGCCCGGCCACGAGAAATTCCTCGCGAACATGCTCGCAGGAGTCGGCCCGGCCCCGATCGTGTGCCTCGTCGTCGCCGCAGACAAAGGGTGGCAGGCGCAGTCGAGTGACCACCGGGACGCGATCACCGCGCTCGGGATCACCCGCGGCCTCGTCGTCATCACCCGTGCGGACATCGCACCGGAGGCGCTCGCCGCCACCGAAGCCGAGGCCAGAGTCCAGCTGCAGGGCACTCCGCTCGCCAACGCACCCGTCGTCACGGTGTCGGCGACTTCGGGGGAGGGTCTCGAAGAACTCGTCGCGACCTTGGACGCCGTCACAGCCGACACTCCCGCCCCCGATCCGGGCGCCCGCCTGCGGCTGTGGGTCGACCGCGCCTTCACGATCAAGGGCGCCGGAACCGTCGTCACCGGCACACTCACGGCCGGAACCCTGCGCACCGGCGATCGTCTGCGTCTCGTCGGGGAGACCTCGACCGAAGCAACAGGGGTCCGCGGCCTGCAGAGCCGAAATTCCGCCGCCGGGGTGGTCGTCCCCAGTGCCCGCGTGGCCGTGAACCTGCGCGACGTCGGTGCCGATGTCATCCACCGTGGTGACGCTCTCATCACCGACGATGCGTGGCCGGTCGTGGAGGTCATCGACGTGCGCCGGACCATGGGTCAGCCACTCGACGAGGGTGTCCACGGGCTCATGCTCCACATCGGCACGGCCGCGGTCCCAGTCCACATGCGGCCCTTCGACGGCGACCACGCCCGACTCACCCTCGACCGCGGCCTGCCGCTGCAGGTCACGGACCGGATCGTCCTGCGCAGTCCCGGCAGCCGAAACGTCTTCGCCGGAGTCGTCGTCCTCGACGTCGACCCGCCCGAACTGGGCCGCCGTGGTGCAGGCGCCAGGCGAGCCAGTGAGCTGGCTGATCGTCCGGAGACCGGAGACATCCTCGCCGAGGTGGCCCGCCGGGGAGCCGTCGAACGTGCACGGCTGCTCCGGTTCGGCTTGAGCGTGCCCGAGGTATTGCCCGACGATGTGGCAGATGCGTCGGGTGGATGGCTTATCCACCGGCCGACTCTCGAACACTGGGTCGAAGCCGCGAGGACCATTGTGAAGGTGAAGCTGGCGGCAGAACCCCTGGCAGCCGGTGTTCCGGAGAAGGCGTTGGCCGAAGAGCTGCGCCGCGTCGATCCTCCGTTGCCGGGCGAGACCAATCGCGAACTCGTCGCCGCGATCGCTTCCCGAGCCGGCCTCGAAACGGTCAAGGGCATGGTCCGACCGCCCGGGCATTCCGCGGATCTGGGTCCTGCTGAGGCGGGCGTCGCCGAGGTGGAACGACGCTTGGCGGCTAATCCCTTCGCCGCGCCCGAGGCCGATGACCTGCGAGAACTTCGCTTGGGAGTGCGGGAGCTTGCTGTCGCCGAGTCCGCGGGACGACTCCTGCGCCTCGGCGATGGTGTGGTCGTCTCCCCTCGGACACCCGCACAGGCGATGCGGCTGCTTGCGGGACTGGATCAGCCGTTCACGACGAGCGCGGCCAGACAGGCTCTGGGCACGACCCGTCGTGTGGTCATTCCCCTGCTCGAATACCTTGATGGTCGCGGTTGGACCCGCCGTATCGACAACACCTCACGCGAGGTTGTGAGGTAG
- the selA gene encoding L-seryl-tRNA(Sec) selenium transferase yields MADTDPRRSIPRTDSLLGLPEVIDAGQRLSQATIKAIILDAQSAARAGSIPTAEVAATIVRHLSSRSASSLTPVLNATGIIVHTNLGRAPLSQAAREAVADAAGYVDVEMDLETGRRSKRGTGATQALLRACPGAEDALVVNNGAAALLLAVTALRGGPTADGSRGAHGRAVTAGANPGGEADPREIIVSRGELVEIGAGFRLPDLMTTTGARLQEVGTTNRTHLADYAEAIGPDTASLLKVHTSNFRVEGFTAAVEISQLRELADEHELPLIADLGSGLFEPDPHLPDEPDIASALAAGADVVIVSGDKLLGGPQAGLILGRREAVARIAKHPLARAMRTDKLTLAAIEATVANMQNPVHEALHINLDRLKERTEFLAELASGTVVAHDGRVGGGGAPGVPLPGWAVELPESYAADLRTGETAIVARVHQGRCLIDLRCVPESEDFRIVDAIARIQGVDLVNAEPGENGRLLDRLKRHLGDGGKRNERLGEQD; encoded by the coding sequence TTGGCCGATACGGATCCGCGGCGCAGCATCCCGCGCACCGATAGCCTCCTTGGCCTTCCCGAAGTCATCGACGCAGGTCAACGGTTAAGTCAGGCTACGATCAAAGCCATCATCTTAGATGCCCAGAGTGCTGCTCGCGCTGGCTCGATTCCCACCGCCGAGGTGGCTGCCACCATTGTCCGACACCTGAGTTCCCGCTCGGCTTCGTCCTTGACCCCGGTGCTCAACGCCACCGGAATCATCGTCCACACCAACCTCGGTCGTGCGCCTCTCTCCCAGGCCGCGCGAGAGGCGGTCGCCGATGCTGCCGGCTACGTCGACGTCGAAATGGACTTGGAAACCGGTCGGCGCAGCAAACGGGGGACCGGTGCCACGCAGGCACTTCTGAGAGCCTGTCCGGGTGCGGAAGACGCCTTGGTCGTCAACAACGGCGCCGCCGCACTCCTGCTCGCGGTGACCGCTCTGCGTGGTGGCCCTACAGCAGATGGCTCGCGCGGTGCGCACGGACGTGCAGTCACTGCTGGTGCGAACCCTGGCGGTGAGGCAGATCCTCGCGAAATCATCGTCAGTCGTGGTGAGCTTGTTGAGATCGGTGCTGGTTTCCGGTTGCCGGATCTCATGACCACCACCGGAGCACGCCTGCAGGAAGTCGGAACGACCAACCGCACTCATCTGGCCGACTATGCAGAAGCGATCGGCCCCGATACCGCGAGCCTGCTCAAGGTCCACACCAGCAATTTTCGGGTCGAAGGATTCACCGCCGCGGTGGAGATCTCACAACTGCGCGAACTCGCCGACGAGCACGAACTTCCACTCATCGCCGATCTGGGCAGCGGACTCTTCGAACCCGACCCTCACCTGCCCGATGAGCCCGATATCGCCAGTGCCCTGGCCGCGGGAGCCGATGTCGTCATCGTCAGCGGGGACAAACTCCTCGGCGGTCCGCAGGCCGGGCTCATCCTCGGACGCCGTGAGGCCGTGGCGCGGATTGCAAAGCACCCTCTGGCCAGGGCGATGCGCACCGACAAACTCACGTTGGCCGCAATCGAGGCAACGGTTGCGAACATGCAGAATCCGGTCCACGAAGCACTTCATATCAATCTCGACAGACTCAAAGAACGCACTGAGTTCCTGGCAGAGCTTGCCTCTGGAACCGTTGTCGCCCACGACGGACGAGTCGGCGGCGGGGGAGCTCCTGGTGTGCCGCTGCCTGGTTGGGCCGTCGAACTGCCGGAGAGCTATGCGGCGGATCTTCGCACTGGGGAGACGGCCATTGTCGCCCGAGTCCACCAGGGGCGATGCCTCATCGACCTGCGCTGCGTTCCAGAGTCGGAGGACTTCCGGATCGTCGACGCAATTGCTCGCATCCAAGGGGTCGACCTCGTCAATGCCGAGCCGGGCGAAAACGGCAGGCTCCTCGATCGCCTCAAACGCCACCTCGGCGACGGTGGCAAGCGGAACGAACGCCTCGGCGAGCAGGACTGA
- a CDS encoding GNAT family N-acetyltransferase produces the protein MTNSGRRGPTRVASLNDAEAIVDTMTSAFFHDPLWGPAFPDEGRRAMQAAVMWRLYVTSALRYPWTFVTPDAEAAAVWIPPGGTELTAQEEDALDGLLRQTAGPDAAKAILEVYEQLDEAHPQQSCFYLTLLGVREDQRGKGLGMGLLAESLVHIDALAAPAYLESSNSVNNARYESVGFIPRDQITTATGHVVTTMWRPPH, from the coding sequence ATGACCAACAGCGGCCGGCGCGGTCCCACTCGGGTTGCCTCACTGAACGATGCCGAGGCGATCGTCGACACGATGACCAGCGCGTTCTTTCACGATCCCTTGTGGGGCCCGGCGTTCCCAGACGAAGGACGACGCGCCATGCAGGCCGCCGTGATGTGGCGACTGTATGTCACCTCCGCACTTCGCTACCCATGGACATTCGTCACCCCTGACGCAGAGGCCGCGGCCGTGTGGATTCCGCCGGGCGGAACCGAACTGACAGCGCAGGAAGAGGACGCCCTCGATGGTCTGCTCAGGCAAACCGCGGGCCCAGATGCGGCGAAGGCGATCCTGGAGGTCTACGAACAGCTCGACGAGGCGCATCCCCAACAGTCATGCTTCTACCTCACTCTGCTCGGCGTGCGTGAGGACCAGCGCGGTAAGGGACTGGGCATGGGCCTGCTCGCCGAGAGTCTTGTCCATATCGACGCTCTCGCAGCCCCTGCGTATCTGGAGTCGTCCAACTCGGTCAATAATGCTCGCTACGAAAGCGTCGGCTTCATTCCCCGTGATCAGATCACAACCGCCACCGGCCACGTGGTCACCACCATGTGGCGGCCACCTCACTGA
- a CDS encoding DUF2157 domain-containing protein: MNPSFEHIVVDALITERLVDPADRERSLSVVAAALSTPTRPASDAASRRTKMPRLVEVLSYLGGAFVLAAGGLFFAQEWYGLGFGTRVTMLAVVCAVLGLAGAVIVRVSSESVDVHEPANDSRRRLAGTLLTGAALAAACSAGLVVDHWVDSTLEGIYWPAVVGGVVGLLTSMIGHRLAPTALGMLGMLASLLTAVLSFSSGYENHWTNVVAFAMFLVGVVWLAVTEAGAFPAITLARSVGVATALLGAQLPVMEAYHPGLGYLLTLIMAVGGIAAYLKTTAWPYLAVAVAAVTLVVPEAVSDWTEGSLGVIGAVLITGVTLLIASFIGYRLWARPTERIGTPD; encoded by the coding sequence ATGAACCCATCGTTCGAACACATCGTCGTCGATGCGCTGATCACCGAACGCCTTGTTGATCCCGCGGACCGCGAACGCTCCCTGAGCGTCGTTGCTGCTGCTCTCAGCACGCCGACACGACCGGCGTCAGATGCCGCTTCGCGGCGCACGAAGATGCCCAGACTCGTCGAGGTCCTCAGCTATCTCGGCGGTGCCTTCGTGCTCGCCGCGGGCGGACTGTTCTTCGCCCAGGAATGGTACGGGCTGGGGTTTGGCACTCGCGTGACGATGCTCGCCGTCGTATGTGCAGTCCTCGGCCTGGCCGGGGCAGTGATCGTGCGGGTCTCCTCCGAGTCGGTCGACGTCCACGAACCGGCCAACGACTCGCGGCGTCGCCTTGCCGGCACGCTGCTGACCGGAGCAGCCCTCGCCGCGGCCTGCTCAGCCGGGCTTGTCGTTGATCACTGGGTGGATTCGACTCTTGAGGGAATCTATTGGCCCGCCGTAGTCGGCGGGGTTGTGGGACTGCTGACGTCTATGATCGGGCACCGGTTGGCACCCACCGCGCTGGGGATGCTGGGTATGCTGGCCAGCTTGCTGACGGCAGTGCTGAGCTTCTCCAGCGGCTACGAAAATCATTGGACAAACGTCGTGGCCTTCGCCATGTTCCTTGTGGGTGTTGTGTGGCTGGCGGTCACCGAGGCGGGCGCTTTCCCTGCGATCACCTTGGCTCGTTCGGTCGGAGTCGCGACGGCGCTGCTCGGAGCTCAGCTGCCGGTGATGGAGGCATACCACCCTGGGCTGGGATACCTGCTCACACTCATCATGGCTGTCGGCGGTATAGCCGCATACCTGAAGACAACCGCCTGGCCCTACCTGGCTGTCGCGGTCGCAGCTGTCACGTTGGTGGTCCCGGAGGCAGTCTCGGACTGGACGGAGGGATCTTTGGGTGTCATCGGTGCCGTGCTCATCACCGGCGTCACCCTGCTGATCGCCTCGTTCATCGGCTACCGACTATGGGCGCGGCCCACCGAAAGGATCGGCACCCCGGATTGA